Proteins encoded by one window of Streptomyces sp. ALI-76-A:
- a CDS encoding branched-chain amino acid ABC transporter substrate-binding protein, giving the protein MVILTSVLATGALTLTACGSRDDNGGGDTGDNGDTTTLTIGVSAPLSGENSTTGLGIQYGAQIAVDDANKNKLVPGVTFKLKALDDKAQPATGQQNATAITADKTAVGAVGPLNSGVAQTMQQVFASADMAQISPANTAPELTQGKNWQTDKKRPFKTYFRTATTDELQGSFAAQYAFNDLKKKKAFVVDDKQTYGAGLAKIFNEQFKKLGGQVVQTDHVNTGAKDFGSLVTKIKNSGADLLYYGGQYDESSLLTKQLKDAGVKIPLFGGDGMFASTYIETAGASAEGDLVTAIGVPADTLPAAKTFIETYKAKGYKGDYGAYGAYAYDATTAIIKSVKAAVDANDGKVPSDINALRTSVVDGVQKSDFEGLTGKVSFDQYGDTTNKQLTVYQVEKGAWKAVDTGTADLG; this is encoded by the coding sequence ATGGTGATACTTACCTCCGTCCTCGCGACTGGAGCTCTGACGCTCACCGCCTGCGGCTCCCGTGACGACAATGGCGGCGGCGACACCGGCGACAACGGGGACACCACCACCCTGACCATCGGCGTCAGCGCCCCCTTGTCCGGCGAGAACTCGACCACCGGTCTCGGCATCCAGTACGGCGCCCAGATCGCCGTCGACGACGCCAACAAGAACAAGCTCGTTCCCGGCGTGACGTTCAAGCTCAAGGCCCTGGACGACAAGGCGCAGCCCGCCACCGGCCAGCAGAACGCCACCGCCATCACCGCCGACAAGACCGCCGTCGGCGCCGTCGGCCCGCTGAACTCCGGCGTCGCCCAGACGATGCAGCAGGTCTTCGCCTCCGCCGACATGGCCCAGATCTCCCCCGCGAACACCGCGCCCGAGCTGACCCAGGGCAAGAACTGGCAGACGGACAAGAAGCGGCCGTTCAAGACGTACTTCCGCACCGCCACCACCGACGAACTGCAGGGCAGCTTCGCCGCCCAGTACGCCTTCAACGACCTGAAGAAGAAGAAGGCCTTCGTCGTCGACGACAAGCAGACCTACGGCGCCGGCCTCGCCAAGATCTTCAACGAGCAGTTCAAGAAGCTCGGCGGCCAGGTCGTCCAGACCGACCACGTCAACACCGGCGCCAAGGACTTCGGCTCCCTCGTCACCAAGATCAAGAACTCCGGCGCCGACCTGCTCTACTACGGCGGCCAGTACGACGAGTCCTCCCTGCTCACCAAGCAGCTCAAGGACGCCGGCGTCAAGATCCCGCTCTTCGGCGGCGACGGCATGTTCGCCTCCACCTACATCGAGACCGCCGGCGCCTCCGCCGAAGGCGACCTCGTCACCGCCATCGGCGTCCCCGCCGACACCCTGCCCGCCGCCAAGACCTTCATCGAGACCTACAAGGCCAAGGGCTACAAGGGTGACTACGGCGCCTACGGTGCCTACGCCTACGACGCCACCACCGCCATCATCAAGTCCGTGAAGGCCGCCGTCGACGCCAACGACGGCAAGGTCCCCAGCGACATCAACGCCCTGCGCACCAGCGTCGTCGACGGAGTCCAGAAGTCCGACTTCGAAGGCCTCACCGGCAAGGTCTCCTTCGACCAGTACGGCGACACCACCAACAAGCAGCTGACCGTCTACCAGGTCGAGAAGGGCGCCTGGAAGGCCGTCGACACCGGCACCGCCGACCTCGGCTGA
- a CDS encoding FdhF/YdeP family oxidoreductase, whose translation MARKPPKADPVQDAPQVAEPKHAAAGITAIGHSLRVARQQMGVKRTALTLLRVNQKDGFDCPGCAWPEPEHRHAAEFCENGAKAVAEEATLRRVTPEFFAAHSVADLATRSGYWLGQQGRLTHPVYLPEGGEHYEPVTWERAFDIIAEEITALSSPDEALFYTSGRTSNEAAFLYQLFARELGTNNLPDCSNMCHESSGSALSETLGVGKGSVLLEDLHQADLIIVAGQNPGTNHPRMLSALEQAKAGGARIISVNPLPEAGLERFKNPQTPKGLTTGAALTDLFLQIRIGGDQALFRLLNRLILETDGAVDEQFVREHTHGYEEFAAQARAADWDETLTATGLTREQIEEALAMVLASQRTIVCWAMGLTQHKHSVPTIREVVNFLLLRGNIGRPGAGVCPVRGHSNVQGDRTMGIFERPAPAFLDALEKEFGFAPPRHHGYDVVRAIRALRDGEAKVFFAMGGNFVSASPDTEVTEAAMRRARLTVHVSTKLNRSHAITGTRALVLPTLGRTERDLQGSGEQFVTVEDSMGMVHASRGRLRPASAHLLSEPAIVCRLARRVLGADSKVPWEEFEKDYATIRDRIARVIPGFQDFNARVAHPGGFALPHAPRDERRFPTATGKANFTAAPVEYPELPEGRLLLQTLRSHDQYNTTIYGLDDRYRGIRNGRRVVMVHPEDARALDVADGSYVDLVSEWKDGVERRAPGFRVVHYPTARGCAAAYYPETNVLVPLDATADISNTPASKSVVVRLEQSATD comes from the coding sequence ATGGCAAGGAAGCCGCCCAAGGCAGATCCGGTCCAGGACGCGCCGCAGGTCGCCGAGCCGAAGCACGCGGCGGCGGGGATCACGGCCATCGGGCACAGCCTGCGCGTCGCACGGCAGCAGATGGGCGTCAAGCGCACCGCGCTGACCCTGCTGCGCGTCAACCAGAAGGACGGCTTCGACTGCCCGGGCTGCGCCTGGCCGGAGCCGGAGCACCGGCACGCGGCGGAGTTCTGCGAGAACGGCGCGAAGGCGGTCGCCGAGGAGGCCACCCTGCGCCGGGTCACCCCGGAGTTCTTCGCCGCGCACTCCGTCGCCGATCTCGCCACCAGGAGCGGCTACTGGCTGGGACAGCAGGGGCGGCTCACCCACCCCGTGTACCTCCCCGAAGGCGGCGAGCACTACGAGCCGGTGACCTGGGAGCGCGCCTTCGACATCATCGCCGAGGAGATCACCGCCCTCTCCTCGCCCGACGAGGCCCTCTTCTACACCTCCGGACGCACCAGCAACGAGGCCGCGTTCCTCTACCAGCTCTTCGCCCGCGAACTCGGCACCAACAACCTGCCCGACTGCTCCAACATGTGCCACGAGTCGTCCGGCTCGGCCCTGTCCGAGACGCTCGGCGTCGGCAAGGGCAGCGTCCTGCTGGAGGACCTCCACCAGGCCGACCTGATCATCGTCGCCGGCCAGAACCCCGGCACCAACCACCCCCGCATGCTCTCCGCCCTGGAGCAGGCCAAGGCGGGCGGCGCGCGGATCATCAGCGTCAACCCGCTGCCCGAGGCCGGCCTGGAGCGCTTCAAGAACCCGCAGACCCCCAAGGGCCTCACCACCGGCGCCGCGCTCACCGACCTGTTCCTCCAGATCCGCATCGGCGGCGACCAGGCCCTCTTCCGCCTCCTGAACAGACTGATCCTGGAGACCGACGGCGCGGTCGACGAGCAGTTCGTGCGGGAACACACCCACGGATACGAGGAGTTCGCCGCCCAGGCCCGCGCCGCCGACTGGGACGAGACCCTCACCGCGACCGGTCTCACCCGCGAGCAGATCGAGGAGGCCCTCGCCATGGTGCTCGCCTCGCAGCGCACCATCGTGTGCTGGGCCATGGGCCTCACCCAGCACAAGCACTCCGTGCCGACCATCCGCGAGGTCGTCAACTTCCTCCTCCTGCGCGGCAACATCGGTCGCCCGGGCGCGGGCGTGTGCCCGGTGCGCGGCCACTCGAACGTGCAGGGCGACCGCACGATGGGCATCTTCGAACGCCCCGCCCCCGCCTTCCTGGACGCCCTGGAGAAGGAGTTCGGCTTCGCGCCGCCCCGCCACCACGGCTACGACGTCGTACGGGCCATCCGCGCCCTGCGCGACGGCGAGGCCAAGGTCTTCTTCGCCATGGGCGGCAACTTCGTCTCCGCCTCCCCCGACACCGAGGTCACCGAAGCGGCCATGCGCCGGGCCCGGCTCACCGTGCACGTGTCGACCAAGCTCAACCGCTCGCACGCGATCACCGGCACGCGTGCGCTCGTCCTGCCGACGCTCGGCCGCACCGAACGCGACCTTCAGGGCAGCGGCGAGCAGTTCGTGACCGTCGAGGACTCCATGGGCATGGTGCACGCCTCCCGCGGCCGCCTCCGGCCCGCGAGCGCGCACCTGCTGTCCGAACCGGCGATCGTGTGCCGCCTGGCCCGCCGGGTGCTCGGCGCGGACAGCAAGGTGCCCTGGGAGGAGTTCGAGAAGGACTACGCCACGATCCGCGACCGCATCGCACGCGTGATCCCCGGCTTCCAGGACTTCAACGCGCGCGTGGCACACCCCGGCGGCTTCGCCCTGCCCCACGCCCCGCGCGACGAGCGCCGCTTCCCCACCGCCACCGGCAAGGCCAACTTCACGGCCGCGCCCGTGGAGTACCCCGAGCTGCCCGAGGGCCGCCTCCTGCTCCAGACACTGCGCTCGCACGACCAGTACAACACCACCATCTACGGCCTCGACGACCGCTACCGCGGCATCAGGAACGGGCGCCGCGTGGTCATGGTCCACCCCGAGGACGCACGGGCGCTCGACGTGGCCGACGGGTCGTACGTCGACCTGGTCAGCGAGTGGAAGGACGGCGTCGAGCGGCGGGCGCCCGGCTTCCGGGTCGTGCACTACCCGACCGCGCGCGGGTGCGCGGCCGCCTACTACCCCGAGACCAACGTGCTCGTGCCGCTGGACGCCACCGCGGACATCAGCAACACCCCGGCCAGCAAGTCCGTCGTCGTACGTCTGGAACAATCGGCGACCGACTGA
- a CDS encoding branched-chain amino acid ABC transporter permease, producing the protein MNTLPQQLANGLLLGSMYGLIAIGYTMVYGIVQLINFAHGEIFMTGAFGALTVYFYILPDGTAMAIAVPLMLIGGAIVAILIAVGAERFAYRPLRGAPRLAPLITAIGLSLALQEVVRNFYPDADRARAFPGLDTLHEFGSVTIKDADIFLIVAAIVCMSSLAYFVRKSRTGRAMQATAQDPDTAQLMGIDTNRIIVIAFAIGGFFAAVAAVAYGMKYGSVDYRMGFLMGLKAFTAAVLGGIGNIYGAMLGGLVLGIAETLASAYIDGVPGMQQLGGQGWADVWAFCLLILVLLVRPQGLLGERVADRA; encoded by the coding sequence GTGAACACCCTGCCGCAGCAGCTGGCCAACGGGCTGCTCCTCGGCTCGATGTACGGGCTCATCGCCATCGGCTACACGATGGTGTACGGCATCGTCCAGCTCATCAACTTCGCGCACGGCGAGATCTTCATGACCGGGGCCTTCGGCGCCCTCACGGTCTACTTCTACATCCTCCCCGACGGCACGGCGATGGCCATCGCCGTGCCCCTGATGCTGATAGGCGGCGCCATCGTCGCCATCCTCATCGCCGTCGGAGCGGAGCGATTCGCCTACCGGCCACTGCGCGGAGCACCACGGCTAGCGCCACTGATCACCGCCATCGGCCTCTCCCTGGCCCTCCAGGAAGTCGTCCGCAACTTCTACCCCGACGCCGACCGCGCCCGCGCCTTCCCCGGCCTCGACACCCTCCACGAATTCGGCTCCGTCACCATCAAGGACGCCGACATCTTCCTCATCGTCGCCGCGATCGTGTGCATGTCCTCCCTCGCGTACTTCGTCCGCAAGAGCCGCACCGGCCGCGCCATGCAGGCCACCGCGCAGGACCCGGACACCGCCCAGCTCATGGGCATCGACACCAACCGCATCATCGTCATCGCCTTCGCCATCGGCGGCTTCTTCGCCGCCGTGGCCGCCGTGGCGTACGGCATGAAGTACGGCAGCGTCGACTACCGCATGGGCTTCCTCATGGGCCTCAAGGCGTTCACCGCCGCCGTCCTCGGCGGCATCGGCAACATCTACGGCGCCATGCTCGGCGGCCTCGTCCTCGGCATCGCCGAAACCCTCGCGTCCGCCTACATCGACGGAGTCCCCGGCATGCAGCAGCTCGGCGGCCAGGGCTGGGCCGACGTCTGGGCCTTCTGCCTCCTCATTCTCGTCCTCCTCGTCAGGCCACAAGGCCTGCTCGGCGAACGCGTCGCGGACAGGGCGTGA
- the polA gene encoding DNA polymerase I: MAETASKKTDTNPGGSRPRLMLMDGHSLAYRAFFALPAENFTTATGQPTNAIYGFASMLANTLRDEAPTHFAVAFDVSRKTWRSEEFTEYKANRSKTPDEFKGQVELIGELLDTMNAQRFAVDGFEADDIIATLATQAEAEGFEVLIVTGDRDSFQLVSEHTTVLYPTKGVSELTRFTPEKVFEKYGLTPAQYPDFAALRGDPSDNLPGIPGVGEKTAAKWINQFGSFAELVERVDEVKGKAGQNLRDHLEAVKLNRRLTEMVRTVELPRTVADLERAPYDRKALAMVLDTLEIRNPSLRERLLAVDPGAEEAETTPVVADGVEVDGTVLGTGELAPWLTEHATEVLGMATVDTWALGVGSVAEVALAAGGGAAAWFDPSQLDEADETAFAAWLADAGRPKILHNAKGAMRVFAEHGWTVDGVTMDTALAAYLVKPGRRSFDLDALSLEYLHRELAPAAAADGQLAFGTDEGAEAESLMIQARAVLDLGEAFGTRLQEVGAAELLRDVELPTSALLARMERHGIAADRAHLEAMEQMFAGAVQQAVKEAHAAAGHEFNLGSPKQLQEVLFGELGLPKTKKTKTGYTTDADALAWLATQTDNELPVIMLRHREQAKLRVTVEGLIKTIAVDGRIHTSFNQTVAATGRLSSTDPNLQNIPVRTDEGRAIRRGFVVGEGFESLMTADYSQIELRVMAHLSEDAGLIEAFTSGEDLHTTAAAQVFGVERGAVDAEMRRKIKAMSYGLAYGLSAFGLSQQLNIEAAEARALMDAYFERFGGVRDYLRRAVDEARATGYTATLFGRRRYLPDLNSDNRQRREAAERMALNAPIQGTAADIVKIAMLNVDRALREADLGSRMLLQVHDEIVLEIAPGEREPVEELVRREMAGAVHLRAPLDVSVGSGPDWESAAH, from the coding sequence GTGGCAGAAACAGCATCGAAGAAGACCGACACCAACCCCGGCGGCAGCCGTCCTCGCCTGATGCTCATGGACGGGCACTCGCTGGCCTACCGCGCGTTCTTCGCGCTGCCCGCGGAGAACTTCACGACCGCGACGGGTCAGCCGACGAACGCGATCTACGGCTTCGCGTCGATGCTGGCCAACACCCTGCGTGACGAGGCGCCCACGCACTTCGCGGTGGCCTTCGACGTCTCGCGCAAGACCTGGCGCTCCGAGGAGTTCACGGAGTACAAGGCCAACCGCTCCAAGACCCCGGACGAGTTCAAGGGGCAGGTCGAGCTGATCGGCGAGCTCCTCGACACGATGAACGCGCAGCGGTTCGCCGTCGACGGCTTCGAGGCGGACGACATCATCGCCACGCTCGCCACCCAGGCCGAGGCCGAGGGCTTCGAGGTGCTGATCGTCACCGGCGACCGTGACTCCTTCCAACTGGTCAGCGAGCACACGACCGTGCTGTATCCGACGAAGGGCGTCTCGGAGCTGACCCGGTTCACTCCGGAGAAGGTGTTCGAGAAGTACGGACTGACGCCCGCGCAGTACCCCGACTTCGCGGCGCTGCGCGGCGACCCGTCCGACAACCTGCCGGGCATCCCGGGCGTCGGTGAGAAGACGGCCGCGAAGTGGATCAACCAGTTCGGCTCGTTCGCGGAGCTGGTCGAGCGCGTCGACGAGGTCAAGGGCAAGGCCGGGCAGAACCTGCGCGACCACCTGGAGGCCGTCAAGCTCAACCGGCGGCTGACCGAGATGGTCCGCACCGTGGAGCTGCCCAGGACCGTCGCCGACCTGGAGCGCGCGCCGTACGACCGCAAGGCGCTCGCGATGGTCCTCGACACCCTGGAGATCCGCAATCCCTCGCTGCGGGAGCGGCTGCTGGCCGTCGACCCGGGTGCCGAGGAGGCCGAGACGACACCGGTCGTCGCGGACGGCGTGGAGGTGGACGGCACCGTGCTCGGCACCGGTGAGCTGGCCCCCTGGCTCACGGAGCACGCCACCGAGGTCCTCGGTATGGCCACGGTGGACACCTGGGCGCTCGGCGTCGGCTCGGTCGCCGAGGTCGCGCTCGCCGCCGGCGGGGGAGCGGCCGCCTGGTTCGACCCCTCCCAGCTGGACGAGGCCGACGAGACGGCGTTCGCCGCCTGGCTGGCCGACGCCGGCCGGCCCAAGATCCTGCACAACGCCAAGGGCGCGATGCGGGTCTTCGCCGAGCACGGCTGGACCGTCGACGGCGTCACCATGGACACGGCGCTGGCCGCCTACCTGGTCAAGCCGGGCCGTCGCTCCTTCGACCTGGACGCGCTGTCCCTGGAGTACCTGCACCGTGAGCTGGCCCCCGCCGCCGCGGCCGACGGGCAGCTCGCCTTCGGCACCGACGAGGGGGCGGAGGCCGAGTCCCTGATGATCCAGGCCCGCGCCGTCCTCGACCTGGGCGAGGCGTTCGGCACGCGCCTTCAGGAGGTCGGCGCCGCGGAACTCCTGCGGGACGTGGAGCTGCCCACCTCCGCCCTGCTGGCCCGGATGGAGCGGCACGGCATCGCCGCCGACCGGGCGCACCTGGAGGCCATGGAGCAGATGTTCGCGGGCGCCGTGCAGCAGGCCGTGAAGGAGGCGCACGCGGCGGCGGGGCACGAGTTCAACCTCGGCTCGCCCAAGCAGCTCCAGGAGGTCCTCTTCGGTGAACTCGGTCTGCCCAAGACGAAGAAGACCAAGACGGGCTACACCACCGACGCCGACGCGCTGGCCTGGCTGGCCACGCAGACGGACAACGAACTGCCGGTGATCATGCTCCGGCACCGCGAGCAGGCCAAGCTGCGGGTCACCGTCGAGGGCCTGATCAAGACGATCGCCGTGGACGGCCGCATCCACACCAGCTTCAACCAGACGGTCGCCGCGACCGGCCGCCTGTCGTCCACGGACCCCAACCTGCAGAACATCCCGGTCCGTACCGACGAGGGGCGGGCGATCCGCCGCGGCTTCGTCGTGGGCGAGGGCTTCGAGTCGCTGATGACGGCCGACTACAGCCAGATCGAACTGCGGGTGATGGCCCACCTGTCCGAGGACGCGGGCCTGATCGAGGCGTTCACCTCCGGCGAGGACCTGCACACCACGGCCGCCGCGCAGGTGTTCGGGGTCGAGCGGGGCGCGGTGGACGCGGAGATGCGCCGCAAGATCAAGGCGATGTCGTACGGCCTGGCCTACGGTCTGTCGGCGTTCGGTCTGTCCCAGCAGCTGAACATCGAGGCGGCCGAGGCCCGCGCCCTGATGGACGCGTACTTCGAGCGGTTCGGCGGCGTCCGGGACTATCTGCGCCGGGCCGTCGACGAGGCGCGGGCGACGGGCTACACGGCGACGCTCTTCGGGCGCCGCCGCTACCTCCCCGACCTCAACAGCGACAACCGCCAGCGTCGTGAGGCGGCCGAGCGCATGGCCCTCAACGCGCCGATCCAGGGCACGGCCGCGGACATCGTCAAGATCGCCATGCTGAACGTGGACAGGGCCCTGCGCGAGGCGGACCTCGGGTCCCGCATGCTCCTCCAGGTCCACGACGAGATCGTCCTGGAGATCGCCCCCGGCGAGCGCGAGCCCGTGGAGGAACTGGTCCGCCGCGAAATGGCGGGCGCGGTCCACCTCCGAGCCCCCCTGGACGTCTCGGTGGGCTCGGGCCCCGACTGGGAATCGGCGGCGCACTAG
- a CDS encoding lytic transglycosylase domain-containing protein, giving the protein MAAQFGRRLCKGAATTAVAAVAVAALSASQAPGVTADDQSRPATTGAETSPDVTADDGATDSQYYTDLPPLNTPSPSPTVGTPSSPGTGEAGIPATVLDAYKKAAAELQASKPGCNLPWELLAAIGWVESGQARGGKVTADGTTISPILGPQLDGNGFALIKDTDNGAYDGNSTYDQAVGPMQFIPSTWAWAGRDGNGDGVKNPNNVYDAALAAGHYLCRFGWDLSTPSDRERAILSYNNSREYLNTVLSWLEFYREGTHEIPDGTGSLPVGRTGGDTPPATRPSSPATTRPGTPGTPGKPGKPAKPSKPGGGSQSPTPPPPVTPPPSTTPPPTAPQTPTDTVDHLEDAGTAKLTATAGETFAKRISTRAETKAGEAVAKVRVRFTIAGATDATFTNGESVATIVTNATGVAVAPALRAGEKTGGFTVRATVVGRTVDGVDYTATVTERTADALTRTSDTALTCVAGGEFADQVEVKATDNGEAADKVAATATLITSALDPAENDKGPYFKDADGKAVRTLTGLRTDADGLLKLPKLYADDAAGTYLLRITTAGGAALDVRLTVAAAETPAPSPSADSSQSPSTSPSTSPSA; this is encoded by the coding sequence ATGGCGGCGCAATTCGGCAGGAGGCTGTGCAAGGGGGCGGCAACCACCGCCGTGGCCGCGGTCGCGGTCGCGGCCCTGTCCGCCTCTCAGGCTCCGGGGGTGACGGCCGACGACCAGAGCCGACCGGCCACCACCGGCGCCGAGACCTCACCCGATGTGACCGCCGACGACGGCGCGACCGACTCGCAGTACTACACGGACCTGCCGCCGCTCAACACGCCCAGCCCCTCGCCGACCGTCGGCACCCCCAGCTCCCCGGGGACGGGCGAGGCGGGCATCCCCGCGACCGTCCTGGACGCGTACAAGAAGGCCGCGGCCGAGTTGCAGGCGTCCAAGCCCGGCTGCAACCTGCCCTGGGAACTCCTCGCCGCCATCGGCTGGGTCGAGTCGGGCCAGGCCCGCGGCGGCAAGGTCACCGCGGACGGCACCACCATCTCCCCGATCCTCGGCCCGCAGCTCGACGGCAACGGCTTCGCGCTGATCAAGGACACCGACAACGGCGCGTACGACGGCAACAGCACGTACGACCAGGCCGTCGGCCCCATGCAGTTCATCCCGTCCACCTGGGCGTGGGCGGGCCGCGACGGCAACGGCGACGGCGTCAAGAACCCCAACAACGTCTACGACGCCGCGCTCGCGGCCGGCCACTACCTGTGCCGCTTCGGCTGGGACCTGTCCACCCCGTCCGACCGCGAGCGGGCGATCCTCAGCTACAACAACTCGCGGGAGTACCTGAACACGGTCCTGTCGTGGCTGGAGTTCTACCGCGAGGGCACCCACGAGATCCCCGACGGCACCGGCAGCCTGCCCGTCGGCCGCACCGGCGGCGACACCCCGCCGGCCACCCGGCCGTCGTCGCCGGCCACGACCAGGCCCGGCACACCCGGCACACCCGGCAAGCCCGGCAAGCCGGCCAAGCCCAGCAAGCCCGGCGGCGGCTCCCAGAGTCCCACCCCGCCCCCGCCGGTCACCCCGCCCCCGTCGACCACGCCGCCTCCCACCGCCCCCCAGACCCCCACCGACACGGTGGACCACCTGGAGGACGCGGGCACCGCCAAGCTCACCGCGACGGCCGGGGAGACGTTCGCCAAGAGGATCAGCACCCGCGCCGAGACCAAGGCCGGCGAGGCCGTCGCCAAGGTCCGGGTCCGCTTCACGATCGCCGGCGCTACCGACGCCACCTTCACCAACGGCGAGAGCGTGGCCACGATCGTCACCAACGCCACCGGTGTGGCCGTCGCGCCCGCGCTCCGGGCGGGCGAGAAGACGGGCGGCTTCACCGTCCGCGCCACCGTCGTCGGCCGCACGGTCGACGGCGTCGACTACACGGCCACGGTCACCGAGCGCACCGCCGACGCCCTCACCCGCACCAGCGACACCGCGCTGACCTGCGTGGCAGGCGGCGAGTTCGCCGACCAGGTCGAGGTGAAGGCCACGGACAACGGCGAGGCCGCGGACAAGGTGGCGGCCACCGCCACCCTGATCACGTCGGCGCTCGACCCGGCCGAGAACGACAAGGGCCCCTACTTCAAGGACGCCGACGGCAAGGCCGTACGCACCCTCACGGGCCTGAGGACCGACGCCGACGGCCTGCTGAAGCTGCCGAAGCTGTACGCCGACGACGC
- a CDS encoding hotdog fold thioesterase translates to MGEQQHVKFPQEVIDEYAALGVDLPALFSAGHLGARMGVAIVEASADRVVGTMPVEGNTQPYGLLHGGASAVLAETLGSVGAMLHGGSSKIAVGVDLNCTHHRGVRSGLVTGVATPVHRGRSTATYEIVISDEQGRRVCTARLTCLLRDATAADGAQVRAAG, encoded by the coding sequence ATGGGCGAGCAGCAGCACGTGAAGTTCCCGCAGGAGGTCATCGACGAGTACGCCGCACTCGGCGTGGACCTCCCCGCGCTGTTCTCCGCAGGACACCTCGGGGCCCGGATGGGCGTGGCGATCGTGGAGGCGTCGGCGGACCGCGTCGTCGGAACGATGCCGGTCGAGGGGAACACCCAGCCGTACGGGCTGCTGCACGGCGGGGCGTCCGCCGTCCTCGCCGAGACCCTCGGGTCCGTGGGCGCGATGCTGCACGGCGGCAGCTCCAAGATCGCCGTGGGCGTCGACCTCAACTGCACCCACCACCGGGGCGTGCGGTCGGGACTCGTCACCGGCGTCGCCACGCCCGTGCACCGGGGCCGGTCCACGGCGACGTACGAGATCGTGATCAGCGACGAGCAGGGCCGGCGGGTGTGCACCGCGCGGCTGACCTGCCTGCTCCGGGACGCGACGGCCGCCGACGGCGCCCAGGTGCGCGCCGCGGGATGA
- a CDS encoding DUF4184 family protein yields the protein MPFTLSHAAAVLPAVRSDGSGRGQLVPAVLVAGSFAPDMTYYAASAASGAMEFGEVTHSFPGVLTVDVLVAWALVALWLLVREPLVALLPRARQGRVAALLRCGAPRARVRPSSVLWWYVSAVLGALTHVVWDAFTHLDRWGMRLFPVLGEHLAGFPLYWYLQYGGSAVAALGIAVFVTRALRRAPATAPAVGVPLLSVRDRWWAGIVIGGCAVLAATQRATRWWDYWGSTAKPWELIPTLCFGGGAGLVLGVLLYAVGVRLWRPARVIREADVGSEERSRPAAR from the coding sequence TTGCCGTTCACTCTGAGCCATGCCGCGGCCGTTCTGCCCGCCGTGCGCAGCGACGGAAGCGGCCGTGGGCAACTCGTGCCGGCCGTGCTCGTGGCGGGTTCCTTCGCGCCCGACATGACCTACTACGCGGCGAGTGCGGCGTCCGGGGCCATGGAGTTCGGCGAGGTGACCCATTCCTTCCCGGGTGTCCTCACGGTCGACGTGCTGGTCGCCTGGGCATTGGTCGCACTGTGGCTGCTGGTGCGCGAACCACTGGTCGCCCTGCTGCCGCGGGCCCGGCAGGGCAGGGTGGCGGCACTCCTGCGCTGCGGGGCGCCCCGCGCGCGTGTACGGCCGTCCTCGGTGCTGTGGTGGTACGTGTCCGCCGTGCTCGGGGCGCTGACCCACGTCGTGTGGGACGCGTTCACCCACCTCGACCGGTGGGGCATGCGGCTGTTTCCCGTGCTGGGCGAGCACCTGGCGGGCTTCCCTCTGTACTGGTACCTCCAGTACGGCGGTTCGGCGGTCGCCGCCCTCGGGATAGCGGTGTTCGTGACCCGCGCGCTGCGGCGCGCGCCCGCGACGGCTCCGGCGGTGGGGGTTCCGCTGCTGTCGGTGCGGGACCGGTGGTGGGCCGGGATCGTGATCGGCGGCTGCGCGGTCCTCGCGGCGACGCAGCGGGCGACGCGGTGGTGGGACTACTGGGGCTCCACCGCGAAGCCCTGGGAACTGATCCCGACGCTCTGCTTCGGTGGGGGGGCGGGACTTGTGCTGGGCGTACTGCTGTACGCCGTCGGCGTCAGGCTGTGGCGTCCGGCCCGGGTCATCCGCGAGGCGGACGTAGGGTCCGAGGAGCGGAGCCGGCCGGCCGCTCGGTGA